The nucleotide window CCCTTGTGGGGGGGTGGCGGATGTCGATGAGGTGCAGCGCAAGGGCCGGGCCCGGGTCGCTGTCCAGATAAGCTTCCACCAGGGTTGCCCACTGGTCAGCCATCACCTTGGGAGCCTTGGAAAAGCCGTACCCGGGCAGGTCCACCAGCAGCAGCTGGTCGTTGACGCGGTAAAAAAATATCCCCCTGGTCTTGCCCGGTTTGGAGCTCACCTTGACGAGCCTTTTCCTCTGCATCATGCTGGCGAGCAGGGACGATTTCCCGACGTTTGAGCGTCCGAACACGGCGACCTGGGCAAGGTCCAGGGAAGAGGGGATCTGGGCAGGGGTGAATGCCTGGTCGTGCAGTTCGGCGCTAAGGATCTTCATGGGCATGAATTACCATGAGTCTCCCGGGGCCGTCAACGACCCCGGATTCGCTACGGATCTTTTTTCCACGATTCCGGGAATAAAAAACTCGATGGTATGGTAGGTTGTATTTCAGGCTTGGTGGACTGGCAAAAAGTCACTCAAGCTTGACGCTTCAAGGCCCTGCGGATATAGAGTAAGGGTTGGGAGAAGCCGATGTGGCGTTTATCCCGACCGGGCGCGGAAACCATGCTCCTCAGCTACCAGGGAGGTTTCCATGGGTTCGATCAACAGCCTTAAAGGCAGCCTCGGGGAGTTTTCCCTCGCGGATATCGTCCAGCTTGTGAGCATGGGTGCCAAGAGCGGCTGCCTGTCCCTTGGCAACGGCGGTTCCGGCGAGAAGGGCTGCCTGTACTTCGAGTACGGCTACGTGATCCATGCCTGCATCAACGGGACCGAAGGGGAACGTGCCGCCCGTGAGCTCCTCAACCTTTCCGACTGTACTTTCGAGTTCGTACCTGATCGGCAGCCGGACAAGAAAACGGTCATGGTGAGCGGTTGTGAACTGCTCATGAAGGTGGCGCAGATGGCCGACGAGGAGGCTTTCCAGGAGCAGGGGGGGCAGCTCGTCCTGGAGATCGAGGGAAGCTTCGAGCCCGATATGGAGGGCGTGAGGGAGGAACTGGTGTCCCTGGTCAGGAACTGCCTTGGCCGGAGAGCAGGGCCGCCCGTCGAGGCGCTGGAGGTTGCCGATCCCACCATGGAGGGTTTCCTCGAAGTCTGCGACCGTATCCGGAGTTACGTGGCCCTGTTCGTGGGCAAGGAGGTCTCGGTGACCCTGGACCGGCGGATGCGTGCCGTCGTGGTGGACCTGTGATGACACGCCTTCCGGCGTTCCTGTTCACGGTTGTCCTCGCCGCCCTTCTCCTTGCCGCCGCGCCTTCTGACGCCGGGGCTGACAGACTCCGACTTCCCAACGACCAGCTGTATGCCCTGGCCTCCTTCAGCCAAGAGCAGCGGGCCACCCTCCTCGACGGACTGAGAAAGGAAAACCCCGACCTCATCCTCACGGACCTGACCCGGGAAGACACGGCGGTGAGGATCCATTTCGGGTCCCGGGGGTTTGTCGAGTTCCTCGGGAACGAACTATACTCCCTGGCCGTTTACGTCCCGGCTGGTATCGAATCGGCCATCTCACGACGTTCCTCGGCCCAGCTCCGGGTGGGGCTGATCACCAGAGACGCCGAAGGTGTGAACATTTTCCTCGGGAACTCATCCGGAGCCCGACAGCAGGATCTCGAACTTATCCTCACCGCTGGAACAACCGATCTGTCCCAACCGGCCCGGTCGACGGCTCCGAAACAGGAGACCGTGGAAAGGGAGACGGCCGGCAAGGTTGTCGAACTTCCCACAAAGACGCCAACCAGAGTGCTGGAAACGATGGAGGAGTCGTCTGTTGCCGCGGCGCCCCCCCGCCCCCCCGCCCCTGCTCCTTCCCGACCGAAACGCAAGGCCGCGGCACCGGCGGTCAAATCGCTTCGGGTGCCTGTGCCCAGGGTACCCCTCGCCCCGTTGGTCTCCGAGGCCAACACCCTCGCAGTGGTCGGGCTTGACGGTCCCCCGCCCGTGCTGGACGGGAAGGCCGGCGACGGTGCGTGGGCATCGGCGGCGAAGTCGAGGATCAAGGTCGGTCCAGGTGCCAACCAGGTGGAGGCGGCCGCCGTATCCACCTCCGATCGCATCTACTTTCTCTTTTCCTGGCCTGACAACGACCCTGCTTCCGATCACCAGCCATGGCTCTGGAACGAAGAGGAGGGGAAGTACGACAGTTCCGCCTTCCTGGACGACGGCATTGCCGTGTGGTGGGGAAGGGCCGGTAAGCCGCTGGTCCCGAGCGCCGCCGCGGAGATATGGGACCTCTGGATGTGGAGGGCCGGCAGGGAGGGACTCGGGCAGCATGCGTCCGACGCGAGGCTGTCGGTGAGCCGCCAACCGCTGCATATGGCCACCTACGAGGACTCCAGATACTCAAATGCCACCTGGACCCGACTGGAATTTGATAGGGGTCGCCTTCCCTATGAAATCGTGATACCTTTGCACTTCTCCGGCCCGAAAGTCGCCTCCTATGCGGCTGAAAGGCCGGATAACAGCGCTTCCGACGTGCTGGCGGCCGGTACCTGGTCTGACGGAAAATGGGTCGTGGAACTGTCACGTTCCCTGCTCACCGGCCAGGATGACGATCTCCCCTTTGAAAGGGGGGAAAACCGGTCTTTCGTCCTGAGCCTGCTCGGCGATGAGGCGTTGGCAACATCACCGGCCTCCGGGGTCCTGACTGTCCGTTGGGACGATTCCAAGTCGAAAGAGGGGGAATAAGGAGGAGATGGAGAAAGTGTTTACTATCAAAGAGA belongs to bacterium and includes:
- the yihA gene encoding ribosome biogenesis GTP-binding protein YihA/YsxC, encoding MPMKILSAELHDQAFTPAQIPSSLDLAQVAVFGRSNVGKSSLLASMMQRKRLVKVSSKPGKTRGIFFYRVNDQLLLVDLPGYGFSKAPKVMADQWATLVEAYLDSDPGPALALHLIDIRHPPTRDDLDVSRILTSRGIPILVVATKADKLSKSQRLRSLSVISGDMDVGKSSVIPVSAKDSTLSPAPLWEAITGRLKEGS
- a CDS encoding DUF4388 domain-containing protein; this encodes MGSINSLKGSLGEFSLADIVQLVSMGAKSGCLSLGNGGSGEKGCLYFEYGYVIHACINGTEGERAARELLNLSDCTFEFVPDRQPDKKTVMVSGCELLMKVAQMADEEAFQEQGGQLVLEIEGSFEPDMEGVREELVSLVRNCLGRRAGPPVEALEVADPTMEGFLEVCDRIRSYVALFVGKEVSVTLDRRMRAVVVDL
- a CDS encoding ethylbenzene dehydrogenase-related protein, translated to MTRLPAFLFTVVLAALLLAAAPSDAGADRLRLPNDQLYALASFSQEQRATLLDGLRKENPDLILTDLTREDTAVRIHFGSRGFVEFLGNELYSLAVYVPAGIESAISRRSSAQLRVGLITRDAEGVNIFLGNSSGARQQDLELILTAGTTDLSQPARSTAPKQETVERETAGKVVELPTKTPTRVLETMEESSVAAAPPRPPAPAPSRPKRKAAAPAVKSLRVPVPRVPLAPLVSEANTLAVVGLDGPPPVLDGKAGDGAWASAAKSRIKVGPGANQVEAAAVSTSDRIYFLFSWPDNDPASDHQPWLWNEEEGKYDSSAFLDDGIAVWWGRAGKPLVPSAAAEIWDLWMWRAGREGLGQHASDARLSVSRQPLHMATYEDSRYSNATWTRLEFDRGRLPYEIVIPLHFSGPKVASYAAERPDNSASDVLAAGTWSDGKWVVELSRSLLTGQDDDLPFERGENRSFVLSLLGDEALATSPASGVLTVRWDDSKSKEGE